The following are encoded in a window of Sminthopsis crassicaudata isolate SCR6 chromosome 3, ASM4859323v1, whole genome shotgun sequence genomic DNA:
- the IRS1 gene encoding insulin receptor substrate 1 — translation MASPPEGDGCFSDVRKVGYLRKPKSMHKRFFVLRAASEAGGPARLEYYENEKKWRHKSGAPKRSIPLESCFNINKRADSKNKHLVALYTRDEHFAIAADSESEQESWYQALLQLHNRAKGHHLHHSHHEAAAFGVGGGGGGGGSCSGSSGLGEAGEDSSYGDMAPGPAFKEVWQVILKPKGLGQTKNLIGIYRLCLTSKTISFVKLNSEAAAVVLQLMNIRRCGHSENFFFIEVGRSAVTGPGEFWMQVDDSVVAQNMHETILEAMRAMSEEFRPRSKSQSSSNCSNPISVPLRRHHLNNPPPSQVGLTRRSRTESVTATSPASVVGGKPCSFRVRASSDGEGTMSRPASVDGSPVSPSTNRTHSHRHRGSSRLHPPLNHSRSIPMPSSRCSPSATSPVSLSSSSTSGHGSTSDCLFPRRSSASVSGSPSDGGFISSDEYGSSPCDFRSSFRSVTPDSLGHTPPARGEEDLSNYICMGGKNTPNLTAPNGHYNLSRSGIGHRYTPGAGPSPATVGDEVATAAELEKSFRKRTHSAGTSPTISHQKTPSQSSVASIEEYTEMMPSYPPCSAAGSGNRGQPYRHSAFVPTHSYPEECLEIHPLEDRGGHHHHHRVDTPVLHTDDGYMPMSPGVAPVPSGRKSGGDYMPMSPKSVSAPQQIINPSRRHSQRVDPNGYMMMSPSGSCSPDSAGGSGSSNAATSGNSYGKLWTNGVGGHHHHHIHPKFSVESNDGKLPCSSDYINMSPAGDSVTSSPSDGYYGPDDPQNKAIYSYYSLPRSFKHTQQQQQQQQQQQQQQQQQQQQQQQQQQQQRRGEPEDGGRLPHLRLSVSSGRLLYATAAEDSSSSASSDSLGGGGGAQEGAHGHLHHQALPQHLPRKADMVAQTKNRLTRPTRLSLDGPKASTLPRAREQPQQPLLPPEPKSPGEYVNIEFVGDQPGYSHGSAMSLCSPTVRCPSQRQAAPREDEAGSEEYMNMDLRPPRRPACQESFVAKAGRPCPLPTGAGGVGRPSRVVPNSQDYVTMQVGGPCPGCADASLSYVVMQASKASEEPSVPAAAAPAPSLSFTAAPPSLPQHQGQAELASRPSLLGGPKGPGGISAFTRVNLSPSRNQSAKVIRADPQGCRRRHSSETFSSTPSASRGSNVSVPFEAAGAGGSGATGSSEDVKRHSSASFENVWLKPGDVGGPPGRKETSQMSGAAAGLENGLNYIDLDLVKDFNHRPQECPPLLQPPHQPCGSNGASGNGCSSEDLSAYASISFQKQPEDHP, via the coding sequence ATGGCGAGCCCACCCGAGGGGGACGGCTGCTTCTCCGACGTGCGGAAGGTGGGCTACCTCCGCAAACCCAAGAGCATGCACAAACGCTTCTTCGTGCTGCGGGCGGCCAGTGAGGCCGGGGGCCCGGCCCGCCTGGAGTACTATGAGAACGAGAAGAAGTGGAGGCACAAATCCGGTGCCCCCAAGCGCTCTATCCCGCTGGAGAGCTGTTTCAACATCAACAAGCGGGCCGACTCCAAAAACAAACACCTGGTAGCCCTGTACACCCGGGACGAGCATTTCGCCATTGCCGCGGACAGCGAGTCGGAGCAGGAGAGCTGGTACCAGGCGCTCCTGCAGCTCCACAACCGGGCCAAGGGACATCACTTGCACCATTCCCACCACGAGGCTGCAGCTTTTGgagtgggagggggaggaggcgGAGGGGGGAGCTGCAGCGGCAGCTCGGGCCTGGGAGAAGCCGGGGAGGACAGTAGCTATGGGGATATGGCCCCAGGACCAGCATTCAAGGAGGTTTGGCAAGTGATCCTGAAGCCTAAGGGCTTGGGGCAGACAAAGAACCTGATTGGCATCTACCGGCTCTGCCTGACCAGTAAGACCATCAGCTTCGTGAAGCTGAACTCGGAGGCGGCCGCCGTGGtcctccaactgatgaacattcGCAGGTGTGGTCACTCGGAAAACTTCTTCTTCATTGAGGTGGGGCGCTCTGCGGTGACCGGGCCCGGGGAGTTCTGGATGCAAGTGGATGACTCCGTGGTCGCCCAGAACATGCACGAGACCATCCTGGAAGCTATGCGGGCCATGAGCGAGGAATTCCGGCCTCGGAGCAAGAGCCAGTCGTCCTCCAACTGCTCCAATCCCATCAGCGTTCCCCTGCGCAGGCATCACCTCAATAACCCACCCCCCAGCCAGGTGGGGCTCACCCGGAGATCCCGGACTGAGAGCGTCACCGCCACATCACCCGCTAGTGTCGTGGGTGGGAAGCCCTGCTCTTTCCGGGTCCGGGCGTCCAGTGATGGAGAAGGCACCATGTCCCGGCCGGCCTCGGTGGATGGGAGTCCGGTGAGCCCCAGTACCAACCGGACTCACTCCCACCGGCATCGGGGCAGCTCCCGCTTGCACCCGCCTCTCAACCACAGCCGCTCCATCCCCATGCCTTCCTCCCGATGTTCCCCTTCCGCCACGAGTCCGGTCAGCTTATCGTCCAGCAGCACCAGTGGCCACGGGTCAACTTCCGACTGTCTCTTCCCGAGGAGGTCCAGTGCTTCGGTGTCCGGCTCCCCCAGTGACGGGGGCTTCATCTCTTCCGATGAATACGGCTCCAGCCCCTGTGACTTCCGAAGTTCCTTCCGCAGCGTCACGCCAGATTCCCTGGGTCACACCCCACCGGCCAGGGGCGAAGAAGATCTGAGCAACTATATCTGCATGGGAGGCAAAAACACGCCTAACCTGACCGCCCCCAATGGCCACTATAACCTGTCCAGAAGTGGCATCGGGCACCGCTATACCCCGGGAGCTGGCCCGAGTCCTGCCACTGTGGGAGATGAGGTAGCCACTGCTGCAGAGCTGGAGAAGAGTTTCCGCAAGAGAACACACTCAGCAGGTACCTCTCCTACTATTTCCCACCAGAAGACCCCTTCTCAGTCCTCCGTAGCATCCATTGAAGAGTACACAGAGATGATGCCTTCCTACCCGCCCTGTTCAGCGGCTGGCAGCGGGAACCGGGGCCAACCCTACCGCCACTCAGCCTTTGTGCCCACCCATTCCTATCCTGAGGAGTGTCTGGAGATCCATCCCTTGGAGGATCGGGGCggccaccaccaccatcaccggGTGGATACTCCGGTGCTACATACAGATGACGGCTACATGCCCATGTCTCCTGGGGTGGCTCCAGTGCCCAGTGGCCGAAAGAGCGGTGGAGATTACATGCCCATGAGCCCCAAGAGCGTATCTGCCCCCCAGCAGATCATTAACCCCAGCCGGCGCCATTCTCAGAGGGTAGACCCCAATGGCTACATGATGATGTCTCCCAGTGGCAGCTGTTCCCCAGACAGTGCAGGTGGCTCTGGCAGCAGCAACGCGGCCACTTCTGGGAACAGCTATGGCAAGTTATGGACAAACGGGGTGGGtggccaccaccaccaccacattcACCCAAAGTTCTCAGTGGAGAGCAATGACGGCAAGCTACCTTGCAGCAGCGATTACATCAACATGTCCCCTGCTGGGGACTCTGTGACCAGCAGCCCCTCAGATGGCTACTATGGCCCAGATGATCCACAAAACAAGGCCATCTATTCTTACTACTCATTGCCAAGATCCTTCAAACACActcagcaacagcagcaacagcagcagcagcagcagcagcagcagcagcagcagcagcagcagcagcagcagcagcagcagcagcagcgtcGAGGGGAGCCTGAAGATGGTGGCCGGCTCCCTCACCTGCGCCTCTCGGTCAGCTCGGGCCGTCTCCTGTATGCCACTGCAGCTGAGGACTCGTCCTCTTCTGCCAGCAGTGACAGCCTGGGAGGAGGTGGAGGCGCACAGGAGGGGGCCCATGGCCATCTCCATCATCAGGCCCTGCCACAGCACCTGCCCCGGAAAGCAGACATGGTTGCCCAGACCAAGAACCGCTTAACCCGCCCCACCAGGCTGTCTCTGGATGGCCCCAAGGCCAGCACCTTGCCTAGGGCCAGGGAGCAGCCACAGCAGCCTCTTCTTCCCCCAGAGCCCAAGAGCCCGGGAGAATATGTGAACATTGAGTTTGTGGGTGATCAGCCGGGCTACTCCCACGGCTCGGCCATGTCCCTCTGCTCGCCCACAGTCAGGTGCCCATCCCAGCGACAGGCGGCCCCCAGAGAAGATGAGGCTGGCTCTGAGGAATACATGAACATGGACTTGAGGCCTCCTCGGAGGCCCGCCTGTCAGGAAAGCTTTGTGGCAAAGGCTGGCAGACCGTGCCCCCTGCCCACCGGGGCGGGTGGGGTGGGCAGGCCCAGCCGCGTGGTGCCAAACAGCCAGGATTACGTGACCATGCAGGTGGGTGGACCCTGTCCTGGCTGTGCAGATGCCTCCCTCAGCTATGTGGTCATGCAGGCAAGCAAGGCTTCGGAGGAGCCCAGTGTTCCAGCTGCTGCAGCTCctgccccttccctttcttttaccGCAGcgcccccctctctcccccagcACCAAGGACAGGCAGAGCTGGCTAGCCGTCCATCCCTGTTAGGAGGTCCAAAGGGACCCGGAGGGATTAGCGCCTTTACCCGAGTGAACCTCAGTCCCAGCCGCAACCAGAGTGCCAAAGTGATCCGGGCTGACCCCCAAGGGTGCCGGAGGCGGCACAGCTCGGAGACCTTTTCCTCTACCCCCAGTGCTTCCCGGGGCAGTAACGTCTCGGTGCCCTTTGAGGCCGCTGGCGCAGGTGGCTCTGGGGCCACTGGCAGCAGTGAAGATGTTAAACGCCACAGTTCTGCCTCCTTTGAAAATGTCTGGCTAAAGCCTGGGGATGTTGGGGGCCCACCCGGCAGGAAGGAGACATCCCAGATGAGCGGGGCAGCAGCGGGTCTAGAAAATGGACTCAACTACATTGACCTGGATTTGGTCAAGGATTTTAATCACCGGCCCCAGGAGTGTCCCCCTCTGCTGCAGCCTCCTCATCAGCCCTGTGGCAGCAATGGAGCCAGTGGGAACGGCTGCTCCAGCGAGGACCTAAGCGCCTATGCGAGCATCAGCTTTCAGAAGCAGCCTGAGGACCATCCATAG